One part of the Paraglaciecola sp. L3A3 genome encodes these proteins:
- a CDS encoding sugar-binding domain-containing protein has protein sequence MKLLIFLISLLSVCISGISHAKSTTESREIVDFNFNWQFHLGEVESAFLPNSTSADSHGWSTVKVPHDWSASLPYSQTKGASSTGFKAGGIGWYRKTFELEKADLSKAIWLEFDGIYNNSQIWVNGHFAGHRPNGYSSFAINLSEYAVAGKNLVSVRVDRTAYNDARWYTGSGIYRDVRLVKTSRNHIAHWGVQILTPKVNKKQATVTINSQLTINPNNSKPMYLDINLLDQSGEIVAKSSEKVTAKGKVSIDSKLTVKRPQLWQLDAPKLYSAQVILRDQRKQLDISKHTFGIRNIEFDTNKGFLLNGMQTKIKGVNLHHDAGVIGAAVPKEIWRYRLEKLQSIGTNAIRLSHNPHSPDLLDLADEMGFLVMVEMFDDWLKAKDKSVVFLSDNAGKGDDVKSYTEHFSQWAETDLTDLIKRDYNHPSVIMWSIGNEIEWTYPYYQKSLVYSPGDSDYHKTPPLYDAEKIKAKFDKNKGTEPDQLALTAQYLSNIVKKLDTSRPVTAGLVIPSVSYVSGYTDALDVVGLNYRAKEYDIAHKTYPNKPIIGSENWGTWPEWQAVLEREFVPGIFVWTGFAYKGEAGPWPRKGLEISFFDYAGNKTPRGHQFETFWLDKPKVYLATIEAEKSEYQFDADKGWQFTERKHPNKRMQWLRKWEWFNVSETWNYPANQEVMVHVYSNTEESELFLNGKSLGKQKLSDENDRILFWQVPYNAGELKVVGYNQGVKQAEYSLNTHSQVASIRLTPTKTALLADQYDVSHVHVQLLDKAGNLVNSKNHKVNFELSGAGTLLAVDNGWEMNVDNSRDSVDSPQGKAMALIQSTDKAGVITVKVNLDNGMSNTIQLTSQRTK, from the coding sequence ATGAAATTACTTATTTTTTTAATTAGCCTTTTGAGTGTATGTATTAGTGGCATATCTCATGCAAAATCAACAACAGAGTCTAGAGAAATCGTAGACTTCAATTTTAATTGGCAATTTCATCTTGGCGAAGTAGAAAGTGCATTTTTGCCTAACAGTACCTCTGCTGACTCCCATGGCTGGTCAACTGTCAAAGTCCCCCATGACTGGTCGGCGAGTTTACCCTACAGCCAAACAAAAGGGGCATCGAGTACCGGCTTTAAAGCAGGCGGAATTGGCTGGTATCGTAAAACCTTCGAACTAGAAAAAGCTGATTTATCAAAAGCCATCTGGTTAGAATTCGATGGTATTTACAACAACTCACAAATTTGGGTGAATGGACACTTTGCTGGTCATAGGCCTAACGGTTATAGCAGTTTTGCTATTAACCTTTCTGAATATGCCGTTGCAGGTAAAAATTTGGTCTCGGTTCGAGTTGATCGCACCGCTTATAATGATGCTCGTTGGTATACAGGTTCTGGTATATACAGAGATGTGCGTTTAGTTAAAACCAGTCGAAATCATATTGCCCATTGGGGGGTACAAATATTAACGCCCAAAGTGAACAAGAAACAAGCAACAGTAACCATCAATAGCCAGTTAACTATCAACCCAAACAATTCTAAGCCAATGTATTTAGATATTAATTTGCTCGACCAAAGCGGCGAAATTGTGGCTAAGTCGAGTGAAAAAGTCACAGCCAAAGGTAAGGTATCAATTGACTCTAAGCTCACAGTCAAACGGCCTCAACTATGGCAACTAGACGCACCCAAATTATATTCTGCGCAAGTTATTCTGCGCGACCAAAGAAAACAATTAGATATCAGTAAACACACATTCGGCATACGTAATATCGAATTTGATACTAATAAAGGCTTTTTGTTAAACGGCATGCAAACTAAAATAAAAGGTGTAAATTTACACCACGATGCTGGTGTGATTGGTGCCGCAGTACCGAAAGAAATTTGGCGTTACCGTTTAGAAAAACTTCAATCAATTGGTACCAATGCAATCAGATTATCCCATAACCCCCATTCGCCCGACTTACTAGACTTAGCTGACGAAATGGGTTTTCTGGTGATGGTCGAAATGTTCGACGACTGGTTAAAAGCTAAAGATAAAAGTGTGGTATTTTTAAGTGATAATGCCGGTAAAGGTGATGACGTAAAATCTTACACTGAACATTTTTCACAATGGGCAGAAACCGATTTAACCGATCTAATCAAACGAGATTATAACCACCCATCTGTCATTATGTGGAGCATAGGTAACGAAATAGAATGGACTTATCCTTATTACCAAAAATCTTTGGTATATTCACCTGGCGATAGCGATTACCACAAAACGCCACCACTTTATGATGCAGAAAAAATCAAAGCTAAGTTCGACAAGAATAAAGGTACTGAGCCTGATCAACTAGCCTTAACAGCACAATATTTGTCAAACATAGTGAAAAAGCTAGATACATCGAGGCCTGTTACTGCTGGGTTAGTGATACCGTCAGTGAGTTACGTGAGTGGTTATACCGATGCCTTAGATGTAGTGGGATTAAATTATCGAGCAAAAGAATACGATATAGCTCATAAAACCTACCCAAATAAACCAATAATAGGCTCAGAAAACTGGGGAACTTGGCCTGAATGGCAAGCCGTTCTTGAGCGTGAATTTGTCCCGGGGATATTTGTTTGGACTGGGTTTGCCTATAAGGGCGAAGCCGGCCCATGGCCACGTAAAGGTTTAGAAATATCATTTTTTGATTATGCCGGTAACAAGACACCTAGAGGTCATCAATTCGAAACTTTTTGGCTAGATAAACCTAAAGTCTATTTGGCTACTATTGAAGCAGAAAAATCTGAATATCAATTTGATGCCGACAAAGGCTGGCAGTTTACAGAACGTAAGCACCCTAATAAAAGAATGCAGTGGTTACGCAAATGGGAATGGTTTAATGTCAGCGAAACTTGGAATTACCCAGCTAACCAAGAAGTCATGGTACATGTTTACTCAAACACCGAAGAAAGCGAATTATTCTTAAACGGCAAATCTTTGGGTAAACAAAAATTGTCTGACGAAAACGATCGTATTTTGTTCTGGCAGGTTCCGTACAACGCAGGCGAGTTAAAAGTCGTGGGTTATAATCAAGGTGTTAAACAAGCTGAATATAGCTTAAATACTCATAGCCAAGTAGCTTCCATCAGATTAACTCCCACTAAAACGGCACTACTTGCTGACCAATATGATGTGTCCCACGTACATGTGCAGTTACTCGACAAAGCTGGCAATTTAGTCAACTCGAAAAATCATAAAGTTAACTTCGAATTATCTGGGGCTGGCACATTATTGGCTGTAGATAATGGCTGGGAAATGAATGTAGATAATTCTCGAGATAGTGTGGATAGTCCCCAAGGCAAGGCAATGGCACTAATACAAAGCACAGATAAAGCCGGAGTGATAACAGTAAAAGTTAATTTAGATAATGGCATGTCTAACACCATTCAATTAACTAGCCAGAGAACGAAGTAA
- a CDS encoding c-type cytochrome yields the protein MKHPLPLLVSLLSSLAWAHFAQANTTGQQAFEVNCHACHDLQKDTVGPALIEIRKLYPIENQASFLAWTNNPGKKRPEGMQMPAMAHLGETKLKEIHQYILAISKDVKPKRKSRHNFTFKPAPKTYPYYQRGKMPFSSPAAIGIVFQADFGLSWDTATSRLNYAYQSKRSFFSGENKQNELLDSLIYQETADQLWSFAKDKPAIFKGYRLIDELPEFVYQVADITITERFSAIKNKLGFVRHITMVGVKQPITMDLSHTGKVKLAVSTGKLEGNKLHLSPAQAINFTVTVEVTQ from the coding sequence ATGAAACACCCCCTACCTTTGTTGGTGTCTTTGTTATCTAGTTTAGCTTGGGCGCATTTTGCCCAAGCTAACACCACAGGACAACAGGCATTCGAAGTCAATTGCCATGCCTGCCACGATTTACAAAAAGACACGGTTGGACCTGCCTTAATCGAAATACGTAAACTTTATCCGATAGAAAACCAAGCGAGTTTTTTAGCGTGGACCAACAACCCTGGTAAAAAACGGCCTGAAGGCATGCAAATGCCAGCAATGGCCCACCTAGGTGAAACTAAACTAAAAGAGATCCATCAGTACATTTTAGCCATAAGTAAAGATGTCAAACCTAAACGTAAAAGTCGTCACAACTTTACTTTTAAACCTGCACCTAAAACCTATCCATATTACCAAAGAGGTAAAATGCCCTTTAGTAGCCCAGCAGCTATTGGTATCGTTTTTCAAGCTGACTTTGGTTTAAGTTGGGATACCGCTACTAGTAGATTAAATTATGCCTATCAAAGTAAGCGCTCATTTTTTTCTGGCGAAAATAAACAAAATGAACTGCTAGATAGCTTGATTTACCAAGAGACCGCCGATCAACTATGGTCTTTTGCCAAAGACAAACCTGCAATATTCAAAGGTTATCGATTAATAGACGAACTACCTGAGTTTGTATACCAAGTGGCTGACATCACCATCACAGAAAGATTTTCTGCCATTAAAAACAAGCTAGGCTTTGTGCGCCACATCACTATGGTCGGTGTAAAACAACCAATCACAATGGATCTCAGTCATACAGGTAAGGTCAAACTAGCCGTTTCAACCGGCAAGCTAGAAGGCAACAAACTGCATCTTAGTCCAGCTCAAGCCATAAACTTTACTGTGACTGTCGAGGTAACCCAATGA
- a CDS encoding ammonium transporter translates to MQEINSAVETLVQSSNTYFLLIGAIMVFAMHAGFAFLEVGTVRHKNQVNALVKIITDFAVSCIAYFFIGYWVAYDTTFFSSASELASNNGYDLVKFFFLMTFAAAIPAIISGGIAERAKFYPFLIGSAFIVAVVYPFFEGIVWNGNYGLQDWLQQTTGASFHDFAGSVVVHGLGGWLALVAVYFLGLRAGRIKDNRLVAFAPSNIPFLALGTWILCIGWFGFNVMSAQSMDGISGLVAMNSMMAMVGGVIAALWVGKNDPGFIHNGPLAGLVAVCAGSDVMHPIGSLFVGLIAGVIFVTLFTKIQQTKKFDDVLGVWPLHGVCGVWGGLATGIFGLEALGGLGGVSFVAQLIGTVAGVVVAVVGGFIVYGVLNKVTGLRLSQEDEFNGADLSIHNIGSVNHD, encoded by the coding sequence ATGCAAGAAATCAATAGCGCTGTAGAAACTTTAGTGCAAAGCTCGAACACCTATTTTTTACTGATTGGCGCTATCATGGTGTTTGCCATGCATGCTGGTTTTGCTTTTTTAGAAGTGGGGACGGTACGCCACAAAAACCAAGTAAACGCTCTAGTTAAAATCATTACTGATTTTGCAGTGTCCTGTATAGCCTATTTTTTTATTGGCTATTGGGTCGCTTACGATACAACTTTTTTTAGCAGTGCTAGCGAATTAGCGTCGAATAATGGTTATGACCTGGTCAAATTCTTCTTTTTGATGACTTTTGCTGCAGCCATCCCCGCTATTATTTCAGGTGGTATTGCCGAGCGAGCGAAATTTTATCCCTTTCTAATTGGCTCTGCATTTATTGTTGCTGTGGTATATCCATTTTTCGAAGGCATAGTTTGGAACGGTAATTACGGCCTGCAAGATTGGCTACAACAAACTACAGGTGCAAGTTTTCATGATTTTGCCGGCTCTGTTGTTGTGCATGGTTTGGGCGGCTGGCTAGCGTTAGTTGCGGTTTATTTTCTAGGATTAAGAGCGGGGCGAATTAAAGACAATCGTTTAGTCGCTTTTGCTCCATCAAACATTCCATTTTTGGCACTAGGGACTTGGATCCTATGTATTGGTTGGTTTGGTTTTAATGTGATGTCAGCACAAAGCATGGATGGCATAAGTGGCTTGGTAGCAATGAATTCTATGATGGCTATGGTAGGTGGTGTCATTGCTGCTTTGTGGGTTGGTAAAAATGACCCAGGTTTTATTCATAATGGTCCACTTGCTGGCTTAGTTGCTGTGTGTGCTGGTTCAGATGTGATGCACCCAATTGGCTCCCTTTTTGTAGGACTGATTGCTGGTGTTATTTTTGTGACATTATTTACTAAGATTCAACAAACTAAAAAGTTTGATGATGTGTTGGGTGTGTGGCCATTACACGGTGTTTGTGGTGTGTGGGGTGGTTTAGCCACTGGTATCTTTGGCCTAGAAGCCTTAGGTGGTTTAGGTGGTGTATCTTTTGTTGCTCAATTAATTGGTACTGTAGCGGGTGTAGTGGTTGCAGTTGTGGGCGGTTTTATTGTCTACGGAGTACTGAATAAAGTGACAGGTTTACGTTTGAGTCAAGAAGATGAGTTTAATGGCGCAGACTTGAGTATTCATAATATTGGTTCGGTGAATCACGACTAA
- a CDS encoding aldose epimerase family protein: MIKHSQFGTLANGQIVDEYTLTNQQGVEVDIISLGAILKSWKLPTKNGEKDIVLGFDTLDEYLADQSYIGATVGRYANRIAQGQFSLNGIQYQVDVNQAGNCLHGGKQGFHSYVWQAEVISEDKNPSVAFTITSIDGDQGFPGKIQVKVIYTLTEENTLRLEYFAKSDQDTLFNPTNHSYFNLAGHDSGSVAEHQVLLAASHYTPTDDNGIPTGEIAPVKNSPFDLSQMTAFKEPLSSAHPQIKNANGIDKNWCLDNFNPIQKDANYAGTAVSSASGVEMQIHTSMPGIQIYTANHFADMKGKNGAIYQAYESVCFESQFYADSPNQANFPSTTLKANDDFYSVTEYKVSF, from the coding sequence ATGATCAAACATAGTCAGTTCGGAACCTTAGCAAACGGACAAATCGTCGATGAGTACACTCTCACTAACCAACAAGGTGTGGAAGTTGACATAATAAGCCTTGGAGCCATTTTGAAAAGCTGGAAACTGCCCACAAAAAATGGAGAAAAAGACATTGTTTTAGGTTTCGACACATTAGATGAGTACTTGGCTGATCAGAGTTATATTGGTGCCACAGTGGGTCGATATGCAAATCGTATTGCTCAAGGTCAGTTTTCTTTAAACGGCATTCAATACCAAGTTGATGTGAATCAAGCCGGTAATTGTTTACATGGCGGAAAACAAGGTTTTCATTCATATGTTTGGCAAGCAGAAGTAATATCTGAAGATAAAAACCCATCGGTAGCATTTACTATAACCAGTATTGACGGCGACCAAGGTTTCCCTGGCAAGATTCAAGTTAAAGTGATTTACACTCTGACAGAAGAAAATACATTACGATTAGAATATTTTGCCAAAAGTGATCAAGATACATTGTTTAATCCCACTAACCATAGCTACTTTAATTTAGCTGGTCACGATAGTGGCAGTGTTGCCGAGCATCAGGTGTTGTTAGCAGCAAGTCACTACACGCCTACTGATGACAACGGCATTCCTACTGGGGAGATTGCCCCAGTAAAAAACAGCCCATTTGATCTAAGCCAAATGACAGCATTCAAGGAGCCTTTATCTTCGGCTCATCCACAAATAAAAAATGCTAATGGCATAGATAAAAACTGGTGCTTAGACAACTTCAATCCGATACAAAAAGATGCAAATTATGCAGGAACAGCTGTTAGCTCTGCATCTGGTGTCGAAATGCAAATACACACCTCTATGCCAGGCATACAAATATATACAGCTAATCATTTTGCAGATATGAAAGGTAAAAATGGCGCGATTTATCAGGCTTACGAAAGTGTATGTTTTGAAAGTCAATTTTACGCAGACAGCCCAAACCAAGCTAATTTTCCTAGTACAACTTTAAAAGCAAATGATGATTTTTATTCAGTAACTGAATACAAGGTATCTTTTTAG
- the recA gene encoding recombinase RecA, whose translation MDDNKTRALSAALGQIEKQFGKGSIMKLGDNKSMDVETISTGSLGLDVALGAGGLPLGRIVEIYGPESSGKTTLTLEVIAEAQRNGKVCAFIDAEHALDPIYAAKLGVDVKELLVSQPDTGEQALEICDMLTRSGAVDVIVVDSVAALTPKAEIEGDIGDSHMGLAARMMSQAMRKLTGNLKQSNTMLIFINQIRMKIGVMFGSPETTTGGNALKFYASVRLDIRRTGAVKAGDEIVGNETRVKVVKNKIAPPFKQAEFQIMYGEGINSHGELIDLGVTHKMVEKAGAWYSYNGERIGQGKANSIVYLKEHPEMAKDIDTRLRALLLAKPVPVEEPAKKD comes from the coding sequence ATGGACGACAATAAAACCAGAGCGTTAAGCGCCGCCTTAGGCCAAATTGAAAAACAATTCGGTAAAGGCTCTATCATGAAATTAGGCGATAACAAATCTATGGATGTAGAAACTATTTCTACTGGTTCATTAGGTTTGGATGTTGCTTTAGGAGCAGGTGGTTTACCCCTTGGTCGTATTGTTGAAATTTATGGCCCTGAGTCTAGTGGTAAAACAACCCTTACTCTTGAAGTCATTGCAGAAGCACAACGTAACGGTAAGGTTTGTGCCTTTATTGATGCTGAACATGCCCTTGACCCTATTTATGCCGCTAAGTTAGGCGTTGACGTGAAAGAGTTGTTGGTATCGCAGCCTGATACAGGTGAGCAAGCGCTAGAAATTTGTGACATGTTGACTCGCTCTGGCGCTGTTGACGTAATTGTAGTTGACTCGGTTGCTGCACTGACTCCTAAAGCTGAAATTGAAGGCGATATTGGTGATTCGCACATGGGCTTAGCGGCAAGAATGATGAGCCAAGCCATGCGTAAACTAACGGGTAACTTGAAACAGTCGAATACTATGTTGATTTTCATCAACCAAATTCGTATGAAAATTGGTGTAATGTTTGGTTCGCCAGAAACTACAACGGGTGGTAACGCTCTTAAGTTTTATGCGTCTGTTCGTTTAGATATTCGTCGTACTGGTGCGGTTAAAGCCGGTGATGAAATTGTTGGTAACGAAACCCGCGTAAAAGTAGTGAAAAACAAAATTGCTCCTCCTTTCAAACAAGCAGAATTCCAGATCATGTACGGTGAAGGTATTAACAGTCATGGCGAGCTAATCGATTTAGGTGTGACCCATAAAATGGTTGAAAAAGCCGGCGCTTGGTACAGCTACAATGGCGAGCGTATTGGTCAGGGTAAAGCTAATTCAATTGTTTATCTTAAAGAGCATCCAGAAATGGCCAAAGATATTGATACTCGTTTGAGAGCTTTATTATTAGCTAAACCTGTGCCAGTTGAAGAGCCAGCAAAAAAAGATTAA
- a CDS encoding DUF1080 domain-containing protein, translating to MKKFPTLLALSSLANIAIAQDSQQIDPKLTEVWQPVPAVVSTDPVPSDAIVLFDGTNLDNWNGHEGPAKWIVENGTMTVATKTTGIATKEKFCDMQLHVEWRSPPKIAGKSGQQVGNSGIFIQGRYEIQVLDSYENVTYSNGQAGSVYKQSIPLVNATKPTGEWNTYDIIYKAPTFADSGEVESKAYVTVLHNGVLIQNNTEIQGSTTYRGKASYKKPHGCAPISLQNHGDKVSYRNIWARKL from the coding sequence ATGAAAAAATTTCCAACGTTACTAGCTCTTTCGTCCTTGGCAAATATCGCCATTGCTCAAGATTCTCAACAAATTGATCCTAAACTGACAGAAGTGTGGCAGCCAGTGCCTGCAGTTGTCAGCACCGATCCAGTGCCATCTGACGCTATTGTGCTATTTGATGGCACAAATTTAGATAACTGGAATGGTCATGAAGGCCCAGCTAAATGGATTGTAGAAAATGGCACAATGACAGTTGCCACTAAAACTACAGGTATAGCCACTAAAGAAAAGTTTTGTGACATGCAATTACATGTTGAATGGCGTTCGCCACCCAAGATCGCAGGGAAAAGCGGTCAGCAAGTTGGCAATAGCGGAATATTTATCCAAGGTCGATATGAAATACAAGTACTGGATTCATATGAAAATGTGACTTATTCAAATGGCCAAGCTGGCTCTGTTTATAAACAAAGCATTCCTTTAGTCAATGCAACTAAACCCACAGGTGAATGGAACACATACGATATTATTTATAAAGCTCCAACATTCGCTGATTCTGGTGAAGTCGAGTCTAAAGCCTATGTCACTGTCTTACATAATGGTGTACTGATTCAAAATAATACAGAAATCCAAGGTAGCACCACTTACAGAGGCAAAGCTTCATATAAAAAACCTCATGGCTGCGCTCCTATTTCTCTACAAAACCATGGGGATAAAGTCAGTTACCGTAACATCTGGGCAAGAAAACTTTAA
- a CDS encoding DUF1080 domain-containing protein: MNRVKYTLLSILIATSINVFAKESNSISPSLTEVWQPVKKVQVENSIPSDAIVLFDGTSMNAWEQANGKFMGEPITWDVENGVMTIPPRIKGPQNIRTKQKFCDIQLHIEWRIPTSLKHKSGQKDGNSGIFIQQRYEVQILNSHSNETYANGQAGAIYKQSIPLVNASKPTMEWQSYDIIYTAPRFDNKKELTQSAFITVLHNGVLIQNHSEILGNTVSRGAPSYQQHGCEAIKIQDHSSKVSFRNIWLRKL; the protein is encoded by the coding sequence ATGAACCGTGTAAAGTACACTTTGCTAAGTATTCTAATTGCCACCTCAATAAATGTATTTGCAAAAGAGAGCAATTCAATATCACCTAGCCTTACCGAAGTTTGGCAACCCGTCAAGAAAGTCCAAGTGGAGAATAGTATCCCTTCTGATGCAATTGTGTTGTTTGATGGAACGAGTATGAATGCGTGGGAGCAGGCCAATGGGAAGTTTATGGGGGAGCCTATAACGTGGGATGTTGAAAATGGCGTAATGACGATACCACCTCGTATCAAAGGACCTCAAAATATACGAACTAAACAAAAATTCTGCGATATTCAATTACATATTGAATGGCGGATACCGACCTCGTTAAAACATAAATCAGGGCAAAAAGACGGTAATAGCGGTATTTTTATTCAACAGCGGTATGAAGTTCAAATACTTAACTCCCATAGCAATGAAACCTATGCTAATGGTCAAGCTGGCGCGATATATAAACAGTCAATTCCTTTGGTGAATGCAAGTAAACCAACAATGGAATGGCAAAGTTACGACATCATTTATACCGCCCCTCGATTTGATAATAAAAAAGAGTTAACCCAATCTGCTTTTATCACGGTTCTTCACAATGGTGTATTGATCCAAAACCATAGTGAAATATTAGGAAACACGGTTTCTCGCGGAGCACCGAGTTACCAACAACATGGTTGTGAAGCAATAAAAATACAAGATCATAGTTCCAAAGTTAGCTTCAGAAACATTTGGTTAAGAAAACTTTAA
- a CDS encoding sulfatase-like hydrolase/transferase produces MNKIIYFTFLLYCLPSFAKKLNIILVMSDDQGWGQAGYFGKWHLNGLKGAGVPVLAEDPYGPNKFGFNEWLTVTNFFDLNPVLGHEEGFKEFEGDSSEIIVVEALKFMKSQHDNNTPAFSVIWIGSPHQPFSASKADIEPFGMLENIKAREHHAELKAMDRSIGTLRAGLREIGIADNTIIWFNIDNGGLAKKQTEVDSVGGLKGNKGSMYEGGLRVAGIIEWPSIIKPRISKYPASTADIMPTIIDVLELSRDNMLDVIDGDSLKPLFENDLSIRLKPITFHFNQQSAAVIYNDYKIIQMQIGVEEYELYDLANDPKESINLIFQIPDIATQMKAKLHELTSSVEKSIAGKDYPSNKVSSNLI; encoded by the coding sequence ATGAATAAAATTATTTATTTTACGTTTTTACTCTACTGTCTTCCGTCATTTGCGAAAAAGCTAAATATTATTCTTGTGATGAGTGATGACCAAGGCTGGGGACAAGCTGGGTATTTTGGCAAGTGGCATCTTAATGGCTTAAAGGGTGCAGGTGTTCCTGTTCTAGCAGAGGATCCCTATGGTCCGAACAAATTTGGTTTTAATGAATGGCTTACCGTGACAAACTTTTTTGACCTAAATCCAGTCTTAGGGCATGAAGAGGGATTTAAAGAGTTTGAAGGCGACTCCTCTGAAATAATAGTTGTAGAAGCTTTAAAGTTTATGAAATCGCAGCATGATAATAATACACCGGCATTCTCTGTCATATGGATTGGCTCCCCGCATCAACCCTTTAGTGCTTCAAAAGCAGACATTGAACCTTTTGGAATGTTAGAAAATATCAAGGCGCGAGAGCATCATGCTGAATTAAAGGCGATGGACAGAAGTATCGGGACTTTAAGGGCTGGACTTCGAGAAATCGGCATCGCAGATAACACCATAATTTGGTTTAACATTGACAACGGAGGTTTGGCAAAAAAACAAACGGAAGTTGATTCTGTTGGTGGACTTAAAGGCAATAAGGGATCAATGTATGAAGGTGGTTTAAGGGTGGCAGGAATAATCGAATGGCCATCAATAATTAAACCTCGAATCTCTAAATACCCTGCATCTACCGCAGATATAATGCCGACAATAATTGATGTTCTAGAACTAAGTCGTGACAATATGCTTGACGTTATTGACGGAGATAGCCTCAAACCACTTTTCGAGAATGACCTAAGTATTCGATTAAAACCAATTACGTTTCATTTTAATCAACAGAGTGCCGCAGTAATATATAATGATTACAAAATAATCCAGATGCAAATTGGCGTCGAAGAGTACGAATTATATGATCTGGCAAACGACCCAAAGGAATCCATTAATCTTATTTTTCAAATACCCGATATCGCCACACAAATGAAAGCTAAATTACATGAACTAACATCATCTGTTGAAAAAAGTATTGCTGGAAAAGATTATCCATCAAACAAAGTTTCTAGCAATTTAATCTAG
- the lspA gene encoding signal peptidase II, producing the protein MTLIKRTGLFSIITLISVMIDQGTKWYAAEYLPKFKMTSYLADTLRIGYVENTGAFLGLGSGLSDAAKFWIFVCAVGLILLALLVYIFRTKTQPLMGIASLSLIFSGGISNFYDRAVNNGAVIDFLNLGIGSLRTGIFNVADMAIMLGVFILLFVKNEPEPAEREK; encoded by the coding sequence ATGACATTGATAAAAAGAACCGGGCTGTTTTCAATTATTACTCTCATTAGTGTAATGATTGATCAAGGTACAAAATGGTATGCAGCTGAATATTTGCCCAAATTTAAAATGACTAGCTATTTAGCTGACACATTAAGAATCGGTTACGTAGAAAATACCGGAGCTTTTTTAGGATTAGGCAGCGGCCTCAGCGATGCAGCAAAATTTTGGATTTTTGTTTGTGCGGTTGGACTCATTTTATTGGCTTTATTAGTTTATATATTTAGAACCAAAACCCAACCTCTAATGGGCATAGCCTCTTTATCGCTTATTTTTTCTGGTGGCATTAGCAATTTTTATGATAGAGCGGTAAATAATGGTGCGGTTATCGATTTTTTAAACTTAGGAATAGGCTCCCTAAGAACAGGTATTTTTAATGTGGCTGACATGGCTATCATGTTAGGCGTGTTCATCTTATTATTTGTCAAAAACGAGCCAGAACCTGCGGAAAGAGAAAAATAA
- a CDS encoding P-II family nitrogen regulator yields the protein MKKVEAIIKPFKLDDVREGLTEQGITGLTVSEVKGYGRQKGHTETYRGAEYNVDFLPKIKLEIVLSDDQLDRCIETIISTANTGKIGDGKIFVFNVEQAIRIRTGEVGDEAV from the coding sequence ATGAAAAAAGTTGAAGCCATAATTAAACCTTTTAAATTAGACGATGTGAGAGAAGGTTTAACCGAGCAAGGTATTACTGGGTTAACTGTTTCTGAAGTGAAAGGTTATGGTAGACAAAAGGGGCACACAGAAACTTATAGAGGTGCTGAATATAATGTCGACTTTTTACCTAAAATTAAACTTGAAATAGTGTTGAGCGATGATCAGTTAGATCGCTGTATTGAAACTATCATCAGCACAGCTAATACAGGTAAAATCGGTGATGGTAAAATTTTTGTATTTAATGTGGAACAAGCCATCCGTATCCGTACTGGAGAAGTCGGTGATGAAGCTGTGTAA